One part of the Salmo salar chromosome ssa10, Ssal_v3.1, whole genome shotgun sequence genome encodes these proteins:
- the LOC106561683 gene encoding uncharacterized protein C3orf20, producing the protein MECITEWNYLQMMTTDFRPGPLYFFDQPTGRGRRRRPRMPLEHCFDLANGGVRLATIKSLCAHSECVNDDKYEANEDNAHKVQSKPSTTVKPDTWPSVNGALDMGGDERNPEAAAVPADWLDDMDPMDAYKHMAPQLLSELGSVLLQYEGSEEGCIPHGLVNVLNYSWKDLTAGAVYVKPSWQLGVGSGNGDGRKPRKSKGSMNFDETLRQMAGKRKTKQKPSKMENGSERQPQDPNLRKRSSVSHAQKAHVATTISFSISSKTYEEQGWIVQPKEPAHEEPQWTELCHWVVERLQLARIPIKQTTEQAERGLNKPPILRHYGDAKPHVKHQKTGGGSGGGGKTWPYPQIPEVNQEDQDSPRQKLHYRINDGSSFLYYPSGCVAVCQSHSGLSCGGFYTNVFSDQLSPVTLASITAVGRGTVTHPLSGTVTAVWDQRGGMTCDPEGAVTKEWIWQTGVKERIVIQVSDQISVRMLSGICTTLSFKSQNESVLLPLSPLPNITPTKEVACLQTEGAFTSLAAQELSLSKTHQKNQDQPTDSKRVSVRSSEVLQMTREVEKLEEPCPFRRGGGRAGRELKRLQRRICNILDDWLEFYRVATGIKCPDTERMSDGPMRPRLKREGQSAALPSLHPTTGLSDGTRGVPEGGSTASTRHLPLSAPTDVLLPGSTHKLSWTFSPKKQGKEGRQEPLHFTQSGTFRVHSNIRLESVVIPRCSPELRLTAQLPHYTSSSPCTPYPLYSPCPVQLRAILLGLEGRTHRLCRCSSRTMPVLTDQEYDAFIWGQPPHSEQILVVCVTPPHQTPLAPHIPLLPNEDMLELLYEKMNKNRTMPCTQSQLDSFRLVRYELSTGKTCPTTHNALLQQRHNVAPGMFLMYIRGKLLFADYIFNGYSCSARDLHKQISKTRGDYRQGQSLPSDYKFSAQVKSPAVLDPPGHQGTQKVSDGRGDISHGTPAQLEKGKVPN; encoded by the exons ATGGAGTGTATAACTGAGTGGAATTATTTGCAAATGATGACGACAGATTTTAGACCCGGACCTCTGTATTTCTTTGATCAG CCAACAGGACGGGGACGTAGGAGGCGCCCCAGAATGCCCTTGGAGCATTGCTTTGATCTGGCAAATGGGGGCGTGCGTTTGGCAACAATCAAAAG CCTATGCGCTCACAGTGAGTGTGTTAACGATGACAAATATGAAGCAAATGAAGACAATGCACACAAAGTGCAAAGTAAGCCCTCTACCACTGTTAAACCAGATACCTGGCCCTCTGTCAACGGAGCGTTGGACATGGGTGGTGATGAGAGGAATCCGGAGGCCGCGGCGGTGCCAGCAGACTGGTTGGATGACATGGACCCGATGGATGCATACAAGCATATGGCCCCTCAGTTGTTGAGCGAGTTGGGGAGTGTGCTTTTGCAGTATGAAGGGAGTGAGGAGGGATGTATTCCACACGGCCTCGTGAACGTTCTGAATTACTCATGGAAGGATTTGACCGCTGGGGCAGTTTATGTCAAACCATCTTGGCAGTTGGGTGTCGGCAGCGGCAATGGTGATGGCAGGAAACCTCGCAAGTCGAAGGGCTCCATGAATTTCGATGAGACTCTTCGGCAGATGGCGGGAAAGAGAAAGACAAAACAGAAACCGTCCAAGATGGAAAATGGGTCTGAGAGACAGCCTCAAGACCCCAATTTGCGCAAAAGATCATCCGTTTCCCATGCACAGAAAG CTCATGTGGCCACAACTATAAGTTTCTCCATCTCTTCAAAAACCTATGAAGAGCAAG GTTGGATCGTCCAGCCAAAGGAGCCAGCCCATGAGGAACCTCAGTGGACTGAGCTGTGTCATTGGGTGGTAGAGAGGCTGCAACTGGCTAGGATACCCAT AAAACAGACAACGGAACAGGCAGAGCGTGGGCTGAACAAACCACCCATCCTCCGTCACTATGGGGATGCCAAGCCACACGTTAAACACCagaagacaggaggaggaagCGGAGGAGGAGGCAAGACCTGGCCTTACCCTCAGATACCAGAGGTGAACCAGGAGGACCAGGATTCACCGCGGCAGAAACTACACTACAGGATCAATGATGGTTCCTCTTTCCTATA CTACCCGTCTGGTTGTGTAGCGGTGTGTCAGAGCCACTCTGGTCTGTCCTGTGGAGGGTTCTATACTAACGTGTTCAGTGACCAACTCAGCCCTGTTACACTGGCCAGCATCACCGCAGTAGGACGGGGCACCGTCACACACCCACTCAG TGGGACTGTTACTGCTGTGTGGGATCAGCGTGGTGGGATGACCTGTGACCCAGAAGGAGCTGTCACTAAGGAATGGATCTGGCAGACTGGGGTTAAGGAGAGGATAGTCATTCAG GTGTCTGATCAGATCTCAGTACGGATGTTGAGCGGTATCTGTACCACCCTCAGCTTTAAGAGTCAGAATGAGAGTGTCCTGCTCCCACTGTCCCCCCTGCCCAACATCACCCCAACTAAAGAAGTG GCCTGTCTGCAGACTGAGGGGGCCTTCACCTCTCTGGCAGCCCAGGAGCTCTCCCTGAGTAAGACGCACCAGAAGAACCAGGACCAGCCCACAGACAGCAAGAGG GTTTCAGTGCGTTCCAGTgaggtgctacagatgacccggGAGGTGGAGAAGCTAGAAGAACCCTGTCCcttcaggagaggaggagggcgggCAGGACGAGAGCTGAAAAGACTCCAGAGGAGAATATGTAATATACTGGACGACTGGCTGGAGTTCTACCGGGTCGCCACGG GTATCAAGTGCCCAGATACAGAGCGGATGTCTGATGGTCCAATGCGGCCCAGACTGAAGAGAGAGGGCCAATCAGCAGCCCtgccctccctccaccccaccacgGGGCTGTCAGACGGTACCCGGGGTGTACCAGAGGGGGGAAGCACTGCCAGCACCAGACACCTGCCTCTGTCTGCACCTACAGATGTCCTCTTGCCAGGTTCCACCCACAAGTTGTCATG GACATTTTCTCCAAAGAAGCAGGGCAAGGAGGGAAGACAGGAGCCCCTTCATTTCACACAGTCAGGGACCTTCAGAGTCCACAGCAACATCAGACTGGA gtctgtagtgatccCGAGATGCAGTCCAGAGCTCCGTCTCACTGCCCAACTCCCACACTACACATCCTCCAGCCCATGTACCCCTTATCCACTCTACAGCCCGTGTCCTGTCCAGCTCAGGGCCATTCTCCTGGGGTTAGAGGGCCGGACTCACAGGCTGTGTCGCTGTAGCTCCAGGACCATGCCAGTCCTGACAGATCAGGAGTATGATGCCTTCATCTGGGGCCAGCCCCCCCACAGTGAACAGATCCTGGTGGTGTGTGTGACACCCCCGCACCAGACCCCCCTCGCCCCTCACATCCCCTTACTGCCCAATGAGGACATGCTGGAGCTGCTCTACGAGAAGATGAATAAGAACAGGACCATGCCATGTACTCAG AGTCAGCTGGACTCGTTCCGCCTGGTGAGGTATGAGCTGTCTACAGGGAAGACCTGCccaactacccacaatgcactgctGCAGCAGAGACACAATGTCGCCCCTGGGATGTTTCTG ATGTACATCAGAGGGAAGCTGCTGTTCGCTGACTACATCTTCAATGGCTACAGCTGCTCAGCGAGAGACCTCCACAAGCAGATCTCTAAAACTAGAGGGGACTACAGACAGGGCCAGAGCCTGCCCTCAGACTACAAGTTCAG TGCCCAGGTGAAGAGTCCAGCAGTTTTGGACCCTCCTGGCCATCAGGGGACTCAGAAAGTCTCTGATGGACGAGGAGATATCTCTCATGGAACACCTGCCCAGTTAGAGAAGGGAAAAGTCCCAAACTAG